Part of the Vicingaceae bacterium genome, CGGTGCATTTGCTTCTGTCATCAAACTTCCTGCAGATAGTCCGCAAGTGGACTTGCCTTATCCATTCAAACCCGACCAATGGGGTGGGATTTATTTAAACCAACCTTCTAATATCAAAACAGAGATCATTTATAATCCTGAAACAGGCACTTATGAATATCAACAAAAAATTGGCAATCAATATTATCGGTATCCAACTTATTTCAATTTCGAAGAATATCTCAAATATGACTGGGAAAAAAGGATGCAGGCCTATTGGAAGGAGAAAAAAGAAAGTGAAAGTATCAATGAAAAAAATACACAACCGTTTGCACCATCCATAAAAGTTGAAAATGAAGCATTCGACAGAATATTTGGAGGCGACAAAATAGAATTAAGACCTACGGGAATTGCTGAACTTTCTTTCGGTTTGAACACCTCCCGAAGGGAAAATCCAGCTTTGCCGGTAAGACAAAGAAAAGTTACCACTTTTGACTTTAATGAAAAAATTCAAATAAACCTTATCGGTCAAATTGGGGACAAACTTAAAATTTCTACCAGTTATAATACCGAAGCCACTTTTGATTTTGAAAACCAAATGAAAATAGAATATACGGGTTATGAAGATGAAATCATACAAAAGATTGAGGCCGGAAACGTGTCTTTACCTACGAAAGGTTCTTTAATCACAGGAAGTCAAACATTGTTTGGTATTAAAACAGCATTAAAATTTGGCAGATTGACCGTAACCACTGTTTTATCTCAAGAGAGAGGCGAAAAAAAAGAAATTGAGATTTCCGGGGGAGCTCAGGTGCAGACCTTCGAAAAATCCGCTTCCGATTACGAATACAACAAACATTTTTTCTTGTCGCAATTTTTCAGGGATCAATATGAGCAGGCATTGGCAACACCTCCATTGGTAAACTCAAGAATCAATGTTACGCGTGTTGAAGTTTGGGTGACAAATGTCAATCGATCTACCGAAAATACAAGAAATATTATTGCTTTTCAAGATTTGGGGGAGGGAAATCCTGCTAAAATTCACCGAACAGATTTAATAGCAGATAATAATCCCAATGAATTTCATGCCGACAATAATGCAAATAATTTGTATTATAACATCTCCCAAGGGTATGCCAATGCCCAGGATATCAGAGGATTTTACAATGCCATTCCGGCTTTGAATAACTTGGGCTATAATAACGGCATCGATTATGAAGTTTACGAAAATGCAAGGATGTTATCCCCAACAGAATATCAACTTAATCCCCAATTAGGGTATATCTCATTAAGTTCACAGCTGGGAGACGACGATATTTTGGCTGTGGCTTACCAGTATACATATAATGGGAAAACCTATCAAGTAGGTGAATTTTCCACTGACGGTATTACCGGAAAAAATGCCATTTACTTAAAACTGCTGAAAAGTACGGTATTGAATACAAAGATTCCCATGTGGGACTTAATGATGAAAAACGTATATGCGATTGGTGCCTATAATGTTAATCCTTCGAATTTTCAACTCGATATTTGGTATTTAAATCCTTCAACGGGATATAACATCCCGTTTTTACCCGAAGGATCATTAAAAGGACAGCCACTGATCATGGTAACCAATCTTGACCGGCTGGATCAGGTAAATACACCCGGACCTGACGGAAATTTTGATTTTATTCCCGGAGTTACCATCAATCCCCAAACCGGTAGAATCTACTTCCCTGTATTGGAACCATTCGGTAAAACCATTCGTCAAAAACATAGTGCCGGAGAACAGGCCTTGGCCGACAAATTTGCTTTCGATTCTTTGTATACCACAACACAATTGCTAGCAAAATTAGATGCCGTACATAACCGATATACCATCAAAGGTAAATATACATCGTCTACCAGTTCGGAAATATCGTTAAATGCCATGAATGTGCCACAAGGATCGGTTGTAGTTACGGCCGGAGGGACCAAATTGACGGAAAATGTCGATTATACCGTTGACTATAATTTGGGTCGTGTAAAAATTATCAATCAAGGCATATTGGAGTCGGGACAAACCATTAAGGTTTCACTAGAAAGTAATGCTATGTTTGCCATTCAAACCAAAAATTTTATTGGCTCAAGGTTTGATTATAAAGTAAACAAAGATTTCTATTTGGGAGGTACGATTATTAACCTTACCGAACGTCCGTTGACACAAAAGATCAATATTGGCTATGAGCCCATCTCCAATACCATCGTTGGTGTAGACGGGAATTATACCAAGGAAGTGCCTTTATTGACAAGGTTGGCAGACATGCTTCCTTTTTATTCCACCAAAGAAAAATCAACAGTTACTGTTCAGGGAGAGGCCGCTTATCTTATTCCGGGAAATTCAAGAATTATCACCAAAGAAGGGGTTGCTTACATTGATGATTTTGAAGGTAGTCAAACAACCATTGATCTTACCCAGGCAATAAGGTGGAAGCTTGCTTCTGTGCCTCAAAACCAACCGGATTTGTGGCCGGAAGGAAATTTGTTTAACGATTTGAATGCCGGGAAAAATCGGGCATTGTTGGCTTGGTATCAAATTGACCCTCTGTTTTGGCAAAACGACAGCCGTACTCCGGAACATATTAAAGCTGACAAAGACATGCAATCCAACCACTATATGCGAAAAGTGGATCAAACTGAAGTGTTTCCCAACCGATCTTTAAGCAACAATGTGATAACAAATATTCAAACGCTTGATTTGGCGTTTTATCCTGATGAACGTGGTCCATATAATTTTGATGCGTTGCCTACACCTTTTTCTGCAGGTGTAGACCCCAATACCGGCAAATTGGTAAATCCTGCATCGCGTTGGGGCGGTATCATGCGGGATATTCAAACTACAGATTTTGAATCATCCAATATCCAATACATTCAATTTTGGTTAATGGACCCTTTTGATCCTGAAGATGGAGATCCCAATCATCCCGGAGGAGATTTTTACATTCATTTGGGAAGTATTTCCGAGGATATATTGCCTGACGGTCGCAAAAGTTTTGAGAACGGATTTCCGACCAGCCCGGTAGTGACAAATGTAGATACAACTGCCTGGGGGCGTGTGCCCACGACTCAGACACTTGTTTATGCTTTTGACAATGATCCTCAAACACGCAAATATCAAGATGTAGGATTGGATGGTTTAAATGATACAGAAGAACAAAGTTTCTTTCAGAATTTTATCAACAATCTTACACCTGCTGCATTACAAGCCCTCAATGGAGATATTGCATCAGATAATTATCACTACTACAGAGGGTCTGATTATGATCAGGCCAAGTTGAACATACTTGAGCGATACAAAAGATTTAACGGATTACAAGGAAACTCTCCAACCGATGAGGATTCTCCCGAGAGCTATCCTACTTCATCGACTGTGCAACCGGACGTTGAAGATATCAATATAGACAACAATCAAGACAAAAAAGAAAATTATTATCAATACCGGGTAAGAATTACGCCCCAGGATTTGCAACCCCAAAATGTAGGGAAAAATTACATAATCAGCCATATCGTCGGTGAAGCCCAAACGCCAAACGGCACAAGAAAGGTTAATTGGTATCAATTCAGAATCCCTATATTCAAACCCGAGAAAACGGTCGGAAATATCTATGATTTTAAATCTATACGATACATCCGGTTGATTACAAAAGGTTTCAGCAAACCGGTTGTGATGCGTTTTGCCACTTTTGAATTGGTCAGAGCTGATTGGAGACCTTATCAATATTCACTTCAATCGGATGGCGAATACATACAAAATGATGAAGATGACACCGAGTTTAGTATTGGGGCCTTAAATATCGAAGAAAATGCCGACAGGTACCCTATTCCATACGTTATCCCTCCGGGTATTCAAAGACAAATCACACGATCTGCCAATGCAGCCAATTTGATTCAAATGAACGAACAAGCTCTCACGTTAAGAGCATGCAATCTTAAAGATGGCGATGCAAGGGCTGCGTTTAAAAATGTTACTGTTGATATTAGACGTTACAAAAGATTGAAAATGTTTACCCACCTCGAATCTTTAATCAGTAATGAAATTTTAAATGATAATGAAATATCGGTATTTATTCGTTTAGGTACAGATTTCGAAGATAATTACTATGAATACGAAGTTCCACTGAGAGCAACTCCATGGGGTAAAACCATCGATACAGATATTTGGCCGGAATATAACAACATGGATCTTGAACTTCAAAAGTTGATCAATGCAAAATTGGAAAGAAATTTGAAGCTACTCGACCCAAACTCGGGTGTCAGCATACATCAGCCATATACGGTTATTGATTATGATGATAATCATAAAAAAAATAATTATATTCGTGTAAAAGGAAACCCAAACCTGGCCAATGTTAAAACAATCATAATCGGTGTCAGAAACCGCAGGAAAGCCGGAGATAATTTGAATGACAACGGACAGCCTAAGTGTATTGAAGTTTGGGTGAATGAGCTTAGGTTGACTGATTTTGACAACAATGGCGGTTGGGCCACTACGGCTCGTGTCAATGCCAATATAGCCGATCTCGGTACAGTTTCACTTTCCGGCATGATGAGTACTCCCGGTTGGGGTAGTTTGGATAAAAAACTTAATGAAAGACAACAAGAAACAAAACAACGCTACGATCTATCTACCAATGTGGATCTGGGAAAATTCCTACCTGAAAATTGGAATGTCAAAGTGCCGTTTTTTTATGGAGTTTCCGAAGAAGTAATACGTCCCAGATTTAATCCATTAGATCCTGATGTTGAATTTAACAAATTTTTGTCGGATGCAGAAACCCCACAAAGTGTGAAAGATTCGGTTAAACGAAGAGTGGAGACATACCAAAAAATCAGAAGTTTTAACTTTACCAATGTACATAAAGAAAAAGGCAAGAACAGCAATAAATCTCATTTCTACGACATAGAAAATTTCTCCTTGAATTATGCTTACAGCGAAAACTTTATGCGTGATATAAACACTGAATATGATTTCAAGAAAAATTACAGAGGAGGCATAGCTTATAGTTATTCAACCAAAGCAAAAAATTACAAACCGTTTGAGAAAATTGAGATTGTCAAAAAAAGCAAATGGCTCAAACCCATCAAAGAATTTAATTTTTATTTGATTCCAAAACAATTTGGTTTTACCACCACTTTTGATCGTAGTTATCAAGAAAGAGAAAGAAGAAATAACACGGGTTTTGATGTGCAAATGCCGGCATTTTATCAAAAAAGCTTTTATTGGCAAAGGTCTTATAATCTTACACACGACTTTACAAAATCGTTGAAATTTAAGTTTGATGCACAAGCCAACTCGGTTATTGGCGAGCCTCAGGGACGAGTGAATAAGGACTATAAGGAAGAATACCAACAATGGAAAGATTCTGTGTATAACAGCATTCAAAATCTTGGTATTATTACTCAATACCGTCATAATTTGTCTCTTGATTATACGCTTCCTATCAATAAGTTTCATGGCTTGGATTTTATCAATGCCAATGTGCGGTACAACGGAAATTATGATTGGAAAAGAGCCCCCATCAATGCCGATAGTTTGGGGCATACAATACAAAACTCCAATCAACAACAGTTAAATGTTCAATTAAATTTAAATACTTTATATAACAAATGGAAATTTTTAGAAGATATCAAAAACTCACGTCCTAAACCACCCCAACCACCCAAGCCACCTGCCAATAAGAATGACACCGCCAAAAAAGAAAAGAAAAAGCCCGAATGGAAAGGGGCAAAATTTGTAATCAATGTACTGACATCGGTAGAAAATTTTTCGGTTAGTTATAGTGAAGACAGAGGCACAATGCTGCCGGGTTGGGGTAGAAGCACACAAATCATAGGAATGGATCCTTCTTTTCAGGCCCCCGGGCTGGCATTTGTTTCGGGTTGGCAGGACCCTCAATTTGCACAAACTGCAGCCAATAACCAATGGTTGGTTGATCGGGGTGCGTTGATGTATACATACAACCGGACCATGTCGAAAAATCTTGATTTTAGAGCGTCGGCCAAACCATTGAAAGCCCTCAGAATAGATTTGAACGCCAACAGAAGGTATGGAGAAAACTACACACATCAATTTTTTTGGGATGATCAGACCAACCCGGCCAACCCGGGATATAATTTCAGCACGCCACCAAACTATACGGGAAATTTTAGTATGACTTTCATAGCTATCAATACGGCATTTGTAAAAGATGACAAGAAAAACGGATATAATTCGCAAGTGTTCCAAGATTTCTTAAAATACCGTTCAATCATTTCACAAAGATTAGGTAGCAGTCATAGCCAATCTTATCCTTTGGGCGACTATTATGCCGGATATGGTCCTACACAACAGGAAGTAATGATTTATGCATTCAGGTCGGCTTATGGAGGGAAGGATCCCAATAATGCTTTACTCGACAACTTCCCTGCAATCCCTCTACCAAACTGGAGAGTAAATTATTCGGGACTTACACAATATCCATTCTTCAGGAAATATTTCAGGAGTTTTAGCATAAATCACGCATATCGCAGCAGTTACAATATCAACTCTTTTACTGCCAATCTATTGTATACAGAAAATGGAAATGGAGAACCGGTGACCACAGATGCAAATAATAATTTTGTCAACAAATTTCAAATTCAAACCGTAAGCATATCCGAACAATTTTCTCCGCTTGCCGGCTTTGATGCTACGCTTCAAAACAGTTTAATTCTTAAAGTTGAGTATAAAAAAGACAGAAACATATCATTGTCGTTAAACAATAATCAAATTACCGAGATCAAAGGACAGGAATTTGTCATCGGAACAGGTTATAAGTTCAAGAATTTGAAGTTGCCATTCAAAACAGCCAAACCTATTGTGAGCGATTTTGATTTAAGGGCAGATTTTTCTATAAGATCAAACAATAACCTAATTCGCCAAATTGTAGATGAAATAACCCAAATTACCGGTGGTCAGAGAGTATTTACCATTAAAATTACAGGAGATTATAAATTAAGCGACAAATTGACACTACGTTTATATTACGATAAAGTAAGCACTACCCCTTTCATATCTACAA contains:
- the sprA gene encoding cell surface protein SprA, which codes for MNSRGIYHITYLGNLLLFLSVFTFFKNTGAFASVIKLPADSPQVDLPYPFKPDQWGGIYLNQPSNIKTEIIYNPETGTYEYQQKIGNQYYRYPTYFNFEEYLKYDWEKRMQAYWKEKKESESINEKNTQPFAPSIKVENEAFDRIFGGDKIELRPTGIAELSFGLNTSRRENPALPVRQRKVTTFDFNEKIQINLIGQIGDKLKISTSYNTEATFDFENQMKIEYTGYEDEIIQKIEAGNVSLPTKGSLITGSQTLFGIKTALKFGRLTVTTVLSQERGEKKEIEISGGAQVQTFEKSASDYEYNKHFFLSQFFRDQYEQALATPPLVNSRINVTRVEVWVTNVNRSTENTRNIIAFQDLGEGNPAKIHRTDLIADNNPNEFHADNNANNLYYNISQGYANAQDIRGFYNAIPALNNLGYNNGIDYEVYENARMLSPTEYQLNPQLGYISLSSQLGDDDILAVAYQYTYNGKTYQVGEFSTDGITGKNAIYLKLLKSTVLNTKIPMWDLMMKNVYAIGAYNVNPSNFQLDIWYLNPSTGYNIPFLPEGSLKGQPLIMVTNLDRLDQVNTPGPDGNFDFIPGVTINPQTGRIYFPVLEPFGKTIRQKHSAGEQALADKFAFDSLYTTTQLLAKLDAVHNRYTIKGKYTSSTSSEISLNAMNVPQGSVVVTAGGTKLTENVDYTVDYNLGRVKIINQGILESGQTIKVSLESNAMFAIQTKNFIGSRFDYKVNKDFYLGGTIINLTERPLTQKINIGYEPISNTIVGVDGNYTKEVPLLTRLADMLPFYSTKEKSTVTVQGEAAYLIPGNSRIITKEGVAYIDDFEGSQTTIDLTQAIRWKLASVPQNQPDLWPEGNLFNDLNAGKNRALLAWYQIDPLFWQNDSRTPEHIKADKDMQSNHYMRKVDQTEVFPNRSLSNNVITNIQTLDLAFYPDERGPYNFDALPTPFSAGVDPNTGKLVNPASRWGGIMRDIQTTDFESSNIQYIQFWLMDPFDPEDGDPNHPGGDFYIHLGSISEDILPDGRKSFENGFPTSPVVTNVDTTAWGRVPTTQTLVYAFDNDPQTRKYQDVGLDGLNDTEEQSFFQNFINNLTPAALQALNGDIASDNYHYYRGSDYDQAKLNILERYKRFNGLQGNSPTDEDSPESYPTSSTVQPDVEDINIDNNQDKKENYYQYRVRITPQDLQPQNVGKNYIISHIVGEAQTPNGTRKVNWYQFRIPIFKPEKTVGNIYDFKSIRYIRLITKGFSKPVVMRFATFELVRADWRPYQYSLQSDGEYIQNDEDDTEFSIGALNIEENADRYPIPYVIPPGIQRQITRSANAANLIQMNEQALTLRACNLKDGDARAAFKNVTVDIRRYKRLKMFTHLESLISNEILNDNEISVFIRLGTDFEDNYYEYEVPLRATPWGKTIDTDIWPEYNNMDLELQKLINAKLERNLKLLDPNSGVSIHQPYTVIDYDDNHKKNNYIRVKGNPNLANVKTIIIGVRNRRKAGDNLNDNGQPKCIEVWVNELRLTDFDNNGGWATTARVNANIADLGTVSLSGMMSTPGWGSLDKKLNERQQETKQRYDLSTNVDLGKFLPENWNVKVPFFYGVSEEVIRPRFNPLDPDVEFNKFLSDAETPQSVKDSVKRRVETYQKIRSFNFTNVHKEKGKNSNKSHFYDIENFSLNYAYSENFMRDINTEYDFKKNYRGGIAYSYSTKAKNYKPFEKIEIVKKSKWLKPIKEFNFYLIPKQFGFTTTFDRSYQERERRNNTGFDVQMPAFYQKSFYWQRSYNLTHDFTKSLKFKFDAQANSVIGEPQGRVNKDYKEEYQQWKDSVYNSIQNLGIITQYRHNLSLDYTLPINKFHGLDFINANVRYNGNYDWKRAPINADSLGHTIQNSNQQQLNVQLNLNTLYNKWKFLEDIKNSRPKPPQPPKPPANKNDTAKKEKKKPEWKGAKFVINVLTSVENFSVSYSEDRGTMLPGWGRSTQIIGMDPSFQAPGLAFVSGWQDPQFAQTAANNQWLVDRGALMYTYNRTMSKNLDFRASAKPLKALRIDLNANRRYGENYTHQFFWDDQTNPANPGYNFSTPPNYTGNFSMTFIAINTAFVKDDKKNGYNSQVFQDFLKYRSIISQRLGSSHSQSYPLGDYYAGYGPTQQEVMIYAFRSAYGGKDPNNALLDNFPAIPLPNWRVNYSGLTQYPFFRKYFRSFSINHAYRSSYNINSFTANLLYTENGNGEPVTTDANNNFVNKFQIQTVSISEQFSPLAGFDATLQNSLILKVEYKKDRNISLSLNNNQITEIKGQEFVIGTGYKFKNLKLPFKTAKPIVSDFDLRADFSIRSNNNLIRQIVDEITQITGGQRVFTIKITGDYKLSDKLTLRLYYDKVSTTPFISTTFPTGNTNFGFALRFMLNQ